The Natronoarchaeum philippinense genome includes the window ACTGGTCTTGCTCGCGGTCCCGGCCTGCCTCGTGGCGATCCACGCCCTCGGTTCGGCGTCGCTGCGGGCCGACCTCGCGCTGGACCACGCCGATCCCGAGCTCGCGGAGTTTCTGACCGCCGCCTACGTCCACGCGACGCCGCGGCACCTCTGGAACAACGTGCTCGGCTTTCTGGCCGGGGCGCCGATGGCGTACATGCTCTGTCTCCGCGCGGGGCGACGCCGCTGGTTCCACGCGACCCTGGGTTCGATCCTCGTCGTCGTCCCCGTCGCGGTCAACGCCGCGAACTACGCCACGCTGGGGCTGTGGTACGCCGGTCCGCCGCCGACGACCAGCGGATTCTCGGCGGTCGTCGCGGCCACCGGCGGGTTCGTGTTCGTCGCGCTGGTCGCGTGGTTGGCCGACCTGTACTCCCGATCGACGGCGACGTTCGTCGGCGCGCTCGTACTGTTAGCGCTCGTGACGACGTTTTACTCCGTGCACGTCGACGCGCTCGATCCGATGCTCGTCGGACTGCTCGGCGTCAGCGCCGTGCTGTGTCTGCTCGCGCTCGCCGTCGGGAGCGACCTGTCGATCCGCGCGGACGCCGACCTCGCCCGGCACGTCGCCGTTCGAGCGGTGCCGGTCGCGCTGGTCGCGCTGTTGCTGGTCACGTTCGTCGTCGGCCTGTTCCCCCGCGAAACGGTCCGTGAGGGAATGTTCGTCAACGTGTACGCACACGGCGCTGGGTTCGTTCTCGGCGCCGCGATCGCCGCCGGACTGGCGCCGCTGGTCGAGGACTGACGCCTTCGGAGTAGTAGCCCGCCGCGAGATATCGCGGTAACGGTCCCTTTGTATACCCCGAGCGAGTAGTTCCGCTCAGAATGGGTCTCACGAAACGGATCATCCCCTGCATCGACGTGGACCTCGACGACGAGGGCGACCCGGCGGTCTACACCGGCGTCCACTTCGAGGACCTCGAATACACCGGGGATCCGGTCGAGATGGCCAAGCGGTACAACGAGGCCGGCGCCGACGAGTTCGTCTTTCTGGACATCACGGCCAGCGCCGACGGGCGCGAGACGATGCTCGGCGTCGTCGAGGACGTCGCCGACGAAGTGTTCATCCCGCTCACGGTCGGCGGCGGCATCCGGACGCGCGAGGACATCAAGGAGACGCTCCGAGCCGGCGCGGACAAGGTCTCGATCACGACCGGCGCGCTCGAACGCCCCGAACTGATCAACGAGGGCGCGGCCGCCTTCGGCAGCCAGTGCATCGTCATCAGCGTCGACGCCAAGCGCCGGTTCGACGAGGGCGGCGAACACTACTTCGATGTCGACGGCGAGTCCTGCTGGTTCGAGTGCACCAAGAAGGGCGGCCGCGAGGGCACCGGCATCGACGTGATCGAGTGGGCCAAAGAGGCCGAGGACCGCGGCGCCGGCGAGCTCTTCGTCAACTCGATCGACAAGGACGGCACCAAGGACGGCTACGACGTTCCGCTCACCGACGCCGTCTGTGACGCCGTCGACACGCCAGTTATCGCTTCCTCGGGCTGTGGCGGCCCGGAGGACGCCTACGAGGTGTTCACCGAGGCTGACGCCGACGCGGCGCTCGCGGCGTCGATCTTCCACTTCGACGAGTACTCGATTCAGGAGGTAAAGGAATACTTGGACGAACGCGACGTGCCGGTGCGGCTATGAGTCCGACCGTCAACGAGTTGCGCAATCAGATCCGCGTCGCTGTCGACCGCTTCGAACGCGAGGGGTCGGCCGGCTTCACCAAAGAGGATCTGGCGGCAATCTGCGCCGCCGTCGACCACGACGTGGGCGCGAAGCCGTTCCCGCCGACAGCCGAGATGCGGGCAGCGATCCGCGAGCGCGTCGACGACCTCGACGCCGACACCGAGGGCCAGAAAGCGTTACGAAAGGCGGAACTCGAAACGCTGGCAGCGTCGCTCGACGACACGTAGCGATCGGCGGAGAAAGCGCGGAAACGTCGATTACGCGGCGGCGTCGAACGCGTTCTTGAACGCCGTCGTCTTATCGCGGATGCGGCCCGCGGCGTCCTCGATGGCGTCGAGGGGCTCTTTGGTCTCGTCGGTCTTGACCGAGAGGATCGGCTCGGTCTGACCGCCCGACTGTTCGGGGTTGACGTCGTAGGTCGCCGCCGTGACGCCGTCGGTTTCCAGCAGCGCGCCCTTGAGCACGTTCATGAACGTGTGGTCCTCCCCGCCGATCTCGATAGAAATCTCCTCGTCGCTGCTCTCGATAACCCGCAGTTCCATGGGCGAGATTTTGCTCGTGGATCGCTTGTACCTTTCGATAGCGAGACTCGCTGACGCCGGTGAGAGGGTGTTTTATCCCGCACGAGTCCTCAGGAGGGAGTATGCAACTCCACTGGCACCGGCGGGATCTGCGCGCCGCCGACAACCGGGCGCTGGCGGCGGCCGCCGAGGACGGGCCGGTCTGTCCGGTGTTCGTGTTCGACGACGCGGTGCTCGATCACGCCTCGCCCCCGCGGGTCGCGTTCATGCTCGACGCGCTCCTGTCGCTTCGCACTTGGTACTGGGAGCACGACGGCGACCTACTACTGGCCCGCGGCGATCCCCGCGAGGTCCTGCCGTCGATTGCAGAGGTGCTCGACGCCGAGCGGGTCGTCTGGAACAAGGATTACTCCGGGCTGGCCCGCGAGCGCGACGCCGAAGTCCGGCGAGCGCTCGACGACGCCGACGTTGCCCGTGCGAGCTACCACGACGCCATCCTCCACGAGCCCGGGTCGATCACGACCAACGAGGGCGAGCACTACTCGGTGTACACCTACTTCTGGAAGAAGTGGCGCGACCGAGCCAAAGACGACCCGTTCCCGGCGCCCGACGCCGACGCGCTGGCGGCGCCGACAGCCGGCGATCTCCCCGACGCGTCGCTGCCGTCGCTCCCGACGCTCGACGACCTCGGCTTCGACGAACCCGAGGCGTCGCTTCCCGACGCGGGGACGGCGGCGGCCCGCGAGCGCCTCGACAGCTTCTGCGAGGACGCGATCTACCGCTACGACGAGCGCCGGGACTACCCGGCCGACGAGTGTACCTCCCGGCTCTCGGCGGACCTCAAGTGGGGCACGATCGGAATCCGCGAGGTGTACGAGGCGACCGACGACGCGAAGGCGTTCGCGGACGGCGAGAACGAGGTCGAGAGCGTCGAGGAGTTCCAATCCCAACTCGCTTGGCGCGAGTTCTACACTCACGTCCTGAACTTCAACCCCGAAGTCGTCACGGAGAACTTCAAGAACTACGAGCACGAGATCGCGTGGCGCTCCGACCCAGAAGGCCTGCAGGCGTGGAAGGACGGCGAGACGGGCTATCCCATCGTCGACGCCGGGATGCGCCAACTCCGCGAGGAAGGGTACATGCACAACCGCGTCCGGATGCTCGTCGCCGCCTTCCTCACCAAGGACCTGCTCGTCGACTGGCGCGAGGGGTACGACTGGTTCCGCGAGAAGTTGGTCGACCACGACACCGCCAACGACAACGGTGGCTGGCAGTGGGCCGCCTCGACGGGCACCGACGCCCAGCCGTACTTCCGGGTGTTCAACCCGATGACCCAAGGCGAGCGCTACGATCCCGACGCCGAGTACATCACCCAGTACGTGCCGGAACTGCGCGACGCCGACGCCGAACAGATCCACGCGTGGACGGAGCTTCCCGACGCCGAGCGCGAACGGGCCGCGCCCGACTATCCGGCACCGATCGTCGACCACGGCGAGCGACGCGAGACCGCCATCGAGACGTTCGAGGCAGCCCGGGGAGACTGACTGAGACGGACGGTGACGACTTCGCACCGCCGGCCGCGCGTGTGAAGTGTCAACAATTGCCTTCTAAAAGTTTAACAGCCGTCACAGTGACATATATGACGAGGTTCCGACAATGCCAGAACATTCCAATCCCGAGCTCCCGCCCCTGCCGTACGACTACGACGCGCTCGAACCGCACATCTCCGAACAGGTGCTGACGTGGCATCACGACACCCACCACCAAGGCTACGTCAACGGCCTCGAAAGCGCCGAGGAGACCCTCGCCGAGAACCGCGAGAGCGGTGACCACTCTTCGACGGCCGGCGCGCTCGGAAACGTCACGCACAACGGAAGCGGCCACTATCTCCACACGCTGTTCTGGGAGAACATGGATCCCGAGGGCGGCGACGAGCCCGAAGGCGACCTCGCCGATCGCATCGAGGAGGACTTCGGCTCGTACGAAGGCTGGGAAGAGGAGTTCCGCGCGGCCGCGTCGGCCGCCGGTGGCTGGGCGCTGCTGGTGTACGATCCTGTCGCCAAGCAACTCCGGAACGTCGCCGTCGACAAGCACGACCAAGGAGCCCTCTGGGGTAGCCACCCGATCCTTGCGCTCGACGTTTGGGAGCACTCGTACTACTACGACTACGGACCGGACCGCGGCGACTTCATCGACGCCTTCTTCGAGGTCGTCGACTTCGACAAGGTCGCCGAGGAGTACGAGAAGGTCTCCGGCCGCGTCGAGTAACGCCGGCCTCGACTACTTCGTTTTTGTGTGTAAACGCTGATGGGCAGATTATATCAAACTCAAAATATGATGCGTTTATTATGTTTATATAAACCTAGGTTCCTGACGTGTAGGTAGAAGCTCCGGTAGTTCTGTATTCCGCAGGGAGAGACTACCTAATTAAGATAATCCGTATTATGGTTTAGCCAATTCCTGACCGTTGCCCCCGACACATTTATCAGCATGATTGTCAGATAACAATGTGGGGGAATGCAATGCACGATCTAACTGGCTTCCAGCGCGACCTCCTGTACGTGATCGCCGGACAGGACAATCCACACGGCCTCGCAATCAAGGAGGAACTCGAAGACTACTACGAGAGCGAGATCCATCACGGGCGACTGTACCCGAACTTGGACGCGCTGGTCGACAAAGGCCTCGTCGAGAAGGGGGAACTAGACCGGCGGACGAACTACTACGCCCTCACACAGCGTGGCCACCGAGAACTCGAAGCCCGCCGCGAGTGGGAGGAAGACTACCTCGACGCTGAGGAAGCCGAACTCTCACTGTAAGGCGCCCGAGGATTCGATAGCGCGTCGCCGCGCCGGGAGCGACTGGTTCGACGGCGCCGCTGACTCTTCTTACAGCGGTTCGACCAGGTCTTCGAGCGCCGCCTGCGGATCGTCGGCCTTTGCGACGCCGCTGGCGAGCAAGACGCCGTCGGCGCCCAACTCGTCGGCCGCGACGACGTCCTCGCCCGTCGAGATGCCGGCGCCGCAGTAGACGTCGACGCTCTCGTCGACGGCCGCCGCGGCGTCGACGGCGTCCTCGACGATTTCGGGATCCGCCGTCGCAACGGACACGTCGCCGCCGATCAGTTCCGGCGGCTCGACCGCGACGGCGTCGGGGCCGAGCGCGGCGGCGGCGGCGATCTGTTCGGGATTGTTCGCACAGACCACCGTCTCGAGCCCGGGACGGGCCGCGGCGTCGAGCGAGCCGTCGATGTCGGCGAGTTTCAGGCGGTTCTCGGAGTGGTTGATCATCGTCCCGGTCGCGCCGGCGTCGGCGACGGCCTCGGCCAGCGTCGATCCGGTGTGGCTGCCGTGCTCGACGGGGCTGACGTGCTGGGCCCACGTCTCGACGCCGGTCTCGGCGACCGCCGAGAGGTCGGCGGCTTGGGGCGCAACGCCGACGTCGACGCCGGACTCGTCGCTGACGGTCGCTGCGGCCTCAGCTACCTCGATCGGATCACAGGGGTACGCCTTGAGGTTGACAAGGACGAACATACGATAGAGACCGTCCCGCCCCGACAAATAGGTTGTGAGAAGCCGCTAGTCTTTCCGCTTGACCACGTCGCCGAGCGTGTACTCGCCGGTCGAGGAACCGCCGCTCCACTCCTCGTCGTCGGCGCCGGCGCCACCGGTCAGCGAAATCTCGAGGAAGCTCTCCAACTTCGACTGGATGTCGTCGTCGGGAAGCGTGTCTCCGCGTTCGAGTTTGCGGATGAGACTCGCCTTCTCGTTGAGTTCGTTCGCCAGATCGGACTGGGAGAGGTTCCGGTCCTCGCGGGCCTGACGGATGCGATCGTCGTAGTCCGTGACGACCTCGTCCATGTCGTCGAACATGTCCGAGCGGCGGCGCGTGCTACCGCCACCGCCGGCGCTGGACGAACTTGAGCTGTCGCCCCCGGAGCTCGAACTCGACGACGTGGAGTACTTTGTCGACGAACTGGAGGTGCTCTGGGTCTTGACCTCAGTCCCGAAGTCAGCGCAGTCATCACAGACGTCGAGTTCGGCCCCCTCGACTTTGACCGTCTTTGGCGACGACACGTTGGCGCCGCACATTTCACACTGCACCATATGTGCTAACCTTGGCCCGCGGCCCTGATAAAAGATGCGCCGCCGGAGCTTCGGCCGACGGCGGCGACTTCGGCCGAGTGCTTCGTGGTCTGGTTACGAGAGCGCGCGCCAAGCGCCCCAGAAGCGCTGGAGCGCAGTGACGTGGCCGACGACGGCGAAGACGACGAGCAGCCAACCGACCAGCCCGAAGCCGAGCGCCGAGATATCGACGAACGCCGCTACGGTGGTCACGATGCCGATCAGCGCCAACCGATCGGCGCGTCCCAGCATGCCGCCGTAGACCCGATCGAGACCGACTGCTTGGGACTGCGTGCCCAGATACGACGTCATCAGCACGCCCGTCACCGCCACGAGCCCAAGCGCATAGCGGTCGAGTCCAGCCGCGAGTCCCGTGACGACGACGATGTCGGCGTATCGGTCGAGGACGTGGTCGAGCAGGTCGCCGGCCTTCGAGTCGGTGCCCATCTCGCGGGCGACGGCGCCGTCGAGGATGTCGAGCCAGCCGTTCAGCGCCACCAGCACTGCGCCGGCGAAGTACCAGATCGCGGCGTCGCCGGCCTGGTAGTACGCACCCCCGGCGGCGGCCGCGAGAACGAACGCCAGCACGCTGATCGCGTCGGGCGTGATGCCGAGTCGCGTCGAGAGCGAAACGAAGGGTTCGAGCGCGCGATCGGCCACGTGGCGGAACTGGTCCAGGGTCATAGATACTCGATGAAAGAAACGTCGCCGGCACTCGGTTCTCGTTCGCCGTCGACGGCGGCGTCGATGCAGTCTGCAATCTCCTCAGGCGTTCGGTCCGTGGTGTCGACCTCGTAGACCGACTCGACGCCGTGGCGGTCGACCGCCTCCGAGAGGATCACGTCGAGCGCTTCGCTCTCGGCGTTCTCGCGGATCGACGCCTCGCTCTCGTCTCCTCGCTCGCCCAGTCGCGTTTCGAGCGTCTCGGGGTGGCATCGGAGCACGACGACCCGATCGACATCGAGGTGATGAGCGAGGTGGGACTCGACCAGCACGTCGTCGCGGTCGCCGAGCCACTCTCGGACGGCGTCGAG containing:
- a CDS encoding cryptochrome/photolyase family protein produces the protein MQLHWHRRDLRAADNRALAAAAEDGPVCPVFVFDDAVLDHASPPRVAFMLDALLSLRTWYWEHDGDLLLARGDPREVLPSIAEVLDAERVVWNKDYSGLARERDAEVRRALDDADVARASYHDAILHEPGSITTNEGEHYSVYTYFWKKWRDRAKDDPFPAPDADALAAPTAGDLPDASLPSLPTLDDLGFDEPEASLPDAGTAAARERLDSFCEDAIYRYDERRDYPADECTSRLSADLKWGTIGIREVYEATDDAKAFADGENEVESVEEFQSQLAWREFYTHVLNFNPEVVTENFKNYEHEIAWRSDPEGLQAWKDGETGYPIVDAGMRQLREEGYMHNRVRMLVAAFLTKDLLVDWREGYDWFREKLVDHDTANDNGGWQWAASTGTDAQPYFRVFNPMTQGERYDPDAEYITQYVPELRDADAEQIHAWTELPDAERERAAPDYPAPIVDHGERRETAIETFEAARGD
- a CDS encoding PadR family transcriptional regulator, with amino-acid sequence MHDLTGFQRDLLYVIAGQDNPHGLAIKEELEDYYESEIHHGRLYPNLDALVDKGLVEKGELDRRTNYYALTQRGHRELEARREWEEDYLDAEEAELSL
- the sod gene encoding superoxide dismutase — translated: MPEHSNPELPPLPYDYDALEPHISEQVLTWHHDTHHQGYVNGLESAEETLAENRESGDHSSTAGALGNVTHNGSGHYLHTLFWENMDPEGGDEPEGDLADRIEEDFGSYEGWEEEFRAAASAAGGWALLVYDPVAKQLRNVAVDKHDQGALWGSHPILALDVWEHSYYYDYGPDRGDFIDAFFEVVDFDKVAEEYEKVSGRVE
- the hisF gene encoding imidazole glycerol phosphate synthase subunit HisF — protein: MGLTKRIIPCIDVDLDDEGDPAVYTGVHFEDLEYTGDPVEMAKRYNEAGADEFVFLDITASADGRETMLGVVEDVADEVFIPLTVGGGIRTREDIKETLRAGADKVSITTGALERPELINEGAAAFGSQCIVISVDAKRRFDEGGEHYFDVDGESCWFECTKKGGREGTGIDVIEWAKEAEDRGAGELFVNSIDKDGTKDGYDVPLTDAVCDAVDTPVIASSGCGGPEDAYEVFTEADADAALAASIFHFDEYSIQEVKEYLDERDVPVRL
- a CDS encoding DNA-directed RNA polymerase subunit L; this translates as MELRVIESSDEEISIEIGGEDHTFMNVLKGALLETDGVTAATYDVNPEQSGGQTEPILSVKTDETKEPLDAIEDAAGRIRDKTTAFKNAFDAAA
- a CDS encoding CDP-alcohol phosphatidyltransferase family protein, translating into MTLDQFRHVADRALEPFVSLSTRLGITPDAISVLAFVLAAAAGGAYYQAGDAAIWYFAGAVLVALNGWLDILDGAVAREMGTDSKAGDLLDHVLDRYADIVVVTGLAAGLDRYALGLVAVTGVLMTSYLGTQSQAVGLDRVYGGMLGRADRLALIGIVTTVAAFVDISALGFGLVGWLLVVFAVVGHVTALQRFWGAWRALS
- the tpiA gene encoding triose-phosphate isomerase — its product is MFVLVNLKAYPCDPIEVAEAAATVSDESGVDVGVAPQAADLSAVAETGVETWAQHVSPVEHGSHTGSTLAEAVADAGATGTMINHSENRLKLADIDGSLDAAARPGLETVVCANNPEQIAAAAALGPDAVAVEPPELIGGDVSVATADPEIVEDAVDAAAAVDESVDVYCGAGISTGEDVVAADELGADGVLLASGVAKADDPQAALEDLVEPL
- a CDS encoding multiprotein bridging factor aMBF1; translation: MVQCEMCGANVSSPKTVKVEGAELDVCDDCADFGTEVKTQSTSSSSTKYSTSSSSSSGGDSSSSSSAGGGGSTRRRSDMFDDMDEVVTDYDDRIRQAREDRNLSQSDLANELNEKASLIRKLERGDTLPDDDIQSKLESFLEISLTGGAGADDEEWSGGSSTGEYTLGDVVKRKD
- a CDS encoding adenylate kinase family protein translates to MRVAVTGTPGTGKTTATERVDADLDVVHLNEAVQEHGLYDDVDEDRDSVIVDLDAVREWLGDRDDVLVESHLAHHLDVDRVVVLRCHPETLETRLGERGDESEASIRENAESEALDVILSEAVDRHGVESVYEVDTTDRTPEEIADCIDAAVDGEREPSAGDVSFIEYL